A window from Mya arenaria isolate MELC-2E11 chromosome 9, ASM2691426v1 encodes these proteins:
- the LOC128246528 gene encoding uncharacterized protein LOC128246528: MVYFDSTANMIYFILSFTVLYGLCRSETTTPTIRTDPTTAPPKVLKCYSCYGVGKENPCLNYTHYEQAYINHRKNKPDYGPIQFKTCVAPYNVTCIIMTYSTVNGQSAHQRDCSDDKTFGLDPTKWQRYLPITKDVPRDNITKCAWDDTDQVCLSRCDTEFCNGPDFGRGSITTVSGFVLIGFYIFKVIF; this comes from the exons ATGGTTTATTTCGATTCTACTGcaaacatgatttatttcatactgagttttacagttttatatGGATTATGTCGGAGTGAAACAACAA CTCCAACGATACGAACCGACCCAACAACAGCGCCACCAAAGG TTTTGAAGTGTTATTCCTGTTATGGAGTTGGGAAGGAGAACCCGTGCCTGAACTACACTCACTACGAACAGGCCTACATCAACCACCGTAAAAACAAGCCCGACTATGGTCCGATCCAGTTTAAAACATGCGTGGCCCCATATAACGTCACCTGTATTATAATGACGTACAGCACTGTAAACG GACAATCCGCACACCAGAGAGACTGTAGTGACGATAAGACATTTGGTCTTGACCCTACCAAGTGGCAGAGGTACTTGCCAATCACCAAGGATGTACCACGTGACAATATCACCAAGTGTGCGTGGGACGACACAGACCAAGTCTGTCTTTCGCGGTGTGATACCGAATTTTGCAACGGACCAGATTTTGGGAGAGGGTCAATAACGACTGTTTCAGGATTTGTTCTGATTGGTTTCTATATCTTTAAAGTcatattttag